Proteins from a genomic interval of Qipengyuania sp. JC766:
- a CDS encoding peroxiredoxin, which yields MSKTYEAGDEMPDIAMQGVDGSTIKPSDYRGRKLVLFFYPKDNTPGCTNEAKDFSALKPQFEQAGAAILGISKDSAKKHQNFIAKHGLSVDLATDAQEDGLSDTLGIWTEKQMYGKTFMGMVRTTYLVDEDGRIAGVWPKVKVKDHAADVLEAVEAM from the coding sequence ATGAGCAAGACTTACGAGGCGGGCGACGAGATGCCCGATATCGCGATGCAAGGCGTCGACGGATCGACTATCAAACCGTCCGACTATCGCGGTCGCAAGCTGGTGCTGTTCTTCTATCCGAAGGACAATACGCCCGGCTGCACGAACGAGGCGAAGGATTTCAGCGCTTTGAAACCGCAATTCGAGCAGGCGGGCGCGGCCATACTGGGGATCAGCAAGGATTCGGCGAAGAAGCACCAGAATTTCATCGCCAAGCATGGCCTCTCGGTCGACCTGGCGACGGACGCGCAGGAGGACGGCCTGTCCGACACGCTCGGTATCTGGACCGAGAAGCAGATGTACGGGAAGACCTTCATGGGCATGGTCCGCACGACATATCTCGTGGACGAAGACGGCCGGATCGCGGGAGTGTGGCCCAAGGTGAAGGTGAAGGACCACGCCGCTGACGTACTCGAAGCGGTCGAAGCCATGTAA
- a CDS encoding M23 family metallopeptidase has translation MAADSASDATRPLPPVKDVVELGNDAQFSELFAKWKDLDTKGADGQSVTATDVRQLAAMNMPAATPSLMPIATATLTSGYGMRDHPVLRRRANHKGVDLAAATGTPIYATADGTVSRANYSGSYGNVVYIEHAGEMQTRYAHMSRIATADGAQVKKGDLIGYVGSTGRSTGPHLHYEVRISGRAVNPVPYMKDTHSHGELALVEGEGGRGGD, from the coding sequence ATGGCGGCTGACTCCGCCTCCGACGCCACCCGCCCCCTGCCCCCGGTCAAGGATGTGGTCGAACTGGGCAACGACGCGCAGTTTTCCGAACTCTTCGCCAAGTGGAAGGATCTCGACACGAAGGGCGCCGACGGCCAGTCCGTCACGGCGACCGACGTTCGCCAGCTCGCCGCGATGAACATGCCCGCGGCCACGCCTTCGCTGATGCCGATCGCCACCGCCACGCTGACCAGCGGATACGGCATGCGCGACCATCCCGTGCTGCGCCGCCGCGCCAACCACAAGGGGGTGGACCTTGCCGCAGCGACCGGCACGCCGATCTACGCCACGGCCGACGGTACGGTGAGCCGCGCCAATTACTCGGGCAGCTACGGCAATGTCGTCTATATCGAGCATGCCGGCGAGATGCAGACCCGCTACGCCCACATGAGCCGCATCGCCACCGCCGACGGCGCGCAGGTGAAGAAGGGTGACCTTATCGGCTATGTCGGATCCACCGGCCGTTCCACCGGTCCGCACCTGCACTACGAAGTCCGCATTTCCGGCCGCGCGGTCAATCCGGTCCCGTACATGAAGGACACGCATTCGCACGGCGAACTCGCCCTGGTCGAAGGCGAGGGCGGCCGCGGCGGCGATTGA
- a CDS encoding sulfite exporter TauE/SafE family protein, protein MDVLAGFTAWQLAAALGTGLVASFIRGLAGFGLAIILVPVLALALTPVEAVLTTNVVAMLIGGVELPRLLREAERSVWFIIGAVLLTTLPGLVLLAATPPDIARVLIALVALSAFFAVLFPVREATQPGPLTTGLTGAATGILTGFAGMPGPPVVPYYVGRAIPRQVAKSSMLLIFTVAAVIGIASGVAIGEMEWRLALLGAMLLPIVLFGTWLGRRADGYISDRVWRGFVGLVLAAAALAAIAKLFV, encoded by the coding sequence TTGGACGTACTGGCCGGTTTCACCGCGTGGCAGCTGGCCGCGGCGCTCGGCACGGGTCTTGTCGCCTCCTTCATCCGCGGGCTGGCGGGGTTCGGGCTGGCGATCATCCTCGTGCCGGTGCTGGCGCTCGCGCTGACCCCGGTCGAGGCGGTGCTGACCACCAATGTCGTCGCGATGCTGATCGGCGGGGTCGAACTGCCCCGGCTGCTGCGCGAGGCGGAGCGCAGCGTCTGGTTCATCATCGGGGCGGTCCTGCTGACCACCTTGCCCGGCCTCGTCCTGCTTGCGGCGACCCCGCCCGACATCGCGCGCGTGCTGATCGCGCTGGTGGCCCTGTCCGCCTTCTTCGCGGTCCTGTTTCCCGTGCGCGAGGCGACGCAGCCCGGGCCGCTCACCACCGGATTGACGGGGGCGGCCACCGGCATATTGACGGGATTTGCTGGCATGCCGGGGCCGCCGGTCGTCCCCTATTACGTGGGGCGCGCCATTCCGCGGCAAGTCGCGAAAAGCTCCATGCTGCTGATCTTCACCGTGGCGGCGGTCATCGGGATCGCCTCCGGCGTGGCGATCGGGGAAATGGAATGGCGGCTGGCCCTGCTGGGCGCGATGCTTTTGCCTATCGTGTTGTTCGGCACATGGCTGGGCCGCCGTGCCGACGGCTACATTTCGGACCGGGTCTGGCGGGGCTTCGTCGGGCTGGTCCTGGCCGCGGCGGCACTGGCCGCGATCGCCAAGCTGTTCGTCTAG
- the thrS gene encoding threonine--tRNA ligase encodes MTELLKISLPDGSVRELERGATPADVAAAIGPGLAKAALAARVDGELRDINRPFEGDAQLELVTSRDVDEALELARHDYAHVLAEAVQNLFPGTQITFGPATDDGFYYDFAPAPDRGPFTDDDLPTIEEEMRRIIAADTPLEREVWTRTQLIQWFKDHGETFKAEWAAELPEGEELTVYRQGEWLDMCRGPHLASTGKLDPQAFKLTRVSGAYWRGDQKNAMLSRIYGTGWLNKKQLNEHLHRMEEAAKRDHRKLGREMDLFHLQEEAHGSVFWHPQGYKIWRQLEAYMRRKMDGAGYREIKTPQVMDARQWEQSGHWGKYRENMFVIPDEVPNTEDEGELVSKDADWMALKPMNCPAHVLVFKQGITSYRDLPIRLGEMGCCHRNEPHGALHGLMRVRQFTQDDAHIFCTEKQVVEEVRAFIELADSVYKDFGFSYAIKLALRPEQRFGSDADWDKAEQEMRDAVAEAGMANDDYGWEELPGEGAFYAPKLEWHLTDAIGRTWQVGTIQGDRVLPERLDATYVGEDGEKHRPVMLHRAIFGSYERFIGILIEHFAGRLPVWLAPTQAVVATIVSDADDYANEALAKLRAAGIRAEADLRNEKINYKVREHSLAKVPQLLVVGKREAEEGTVAVRTLGEKEQRVLPLDEAIAALREAGTPPDLRD; translated from the coding sequence ATGACGGAACTGCTCAAGATCAGCCTGCCCGACGGGTCGGTGCGCGAACTGGAACGGGGTGCGACCCCGGCCGATGTCGCTGCCGCGATCGGTCCCGGCCTTGCGAAAGCGGCGCTGGCGGCCCGCGTCGACGGCGAGCTGCGCGACATCAACCGCCCCTTCGAAGGGGATGCGCAGCTGGAGCTGGTGACCAGCAGGGATGTCGATGAAGCGCTCGAACTGGCGCGGCACGACTATGCACACGTACTGGCCGAGGCGGTGCAGAACCTGTTCCCCGGAACGCAGATCACTTTCGGTCCGGCAACCGATGACGGCTTCTATTACGACTTCGCACCCGCCCCCGATCGCGGTCCGTTCACCGACGACGACCTGCCGACAATCGAGGAGGAGATGCGTCGCATCATCGCCGCCGATACGCCGCTGGAGCGCGAGGTGTGGACTCGCACGCAGCTGATCCAGTGGTTCAAGGACCATGGCGAGACCTTCAAGGCCGAGTGGGCGGCCGAACTTCCCGAGGGCGAGGAACTGACGGTCTATCGCCAGGGGGAATGGCTGGACATGTGCCGCGGCCCGCACCTTGCCAGCACCGGCAAGCTGGACCCGCAGGCGTTCAAGCTGACGCGCGTGTCCGGCGCCTACTGGCGCGGCGACCAGAAGAACGCGATGCTGAGCCGCATCTACGGCACCGGCTGGCTCAACAAGAAGCAGCTGAACGAGCACCTCCACCGGATGGAGGAAGCCGCCAAGCGCGACCACCGCAAGCTGGGCCGCGAGATGGACCTGTTCCACCTGCAGGAAGAAGCGCATGGCAGCGTGTTCTGGCATCCGCAGGGCTACAAGATCTGGCGCCAGCTGGAAGCCTATATGCGCCGCAAGATGGACGGCGCGGGCTATCGCGAGATCAAGACCCCGCAGGTGATGGACGCGCGCCAGTGGGAGCAATCCGGACACTGGGGCAAGTATCGCGAGAACATGTTCGTCATTCCCGACGAGGTGCCCAATACGGAGGACGAAGGCGAGCTGGTGTCCAAGGACGCCGACTGGATGGCGCTCAAGCCGATGAACTGCCCCGCGCACGTGCTGGTCTTCAAGCAGGGCATCACCTCCTATCGCGACCTGCCGATCCGGCTGGGCGAGATGGGCTGCTGCCACCGCAACGAACCGCACGGCGCGCTGCACGGGCTGATGCGCGTGCGCCAGTTCACGCAGGACGACGCGCACATCTTCTGCACCGAGAAACAGGTGGTCGAGGAAGTGCGCGCCTTCATCGAACTGGCGGACAGCGTCTACAAGGATTTCGGCTTCAGCTACGCCATCAAGCTCGCGCTGCGGCCGGAACAGCGATTCGGCTCCGATGCGGACTGGGACAAGGCGGAACAGGAAATGCGCGACGCCGTGGCCGAGGCGGGCATGGCGAACGACGACTACGGCTGGGAAGAGCTGCCGGGCGAGGGGGCGTTCTACGCGCCGAAGCTCGAATGGCACCTGACCGACGCCATCGGGCGCACCTGGCAGGTCGGCACGATCCAGGGCGATCGCGTCCTGCCCGAACGGCTCGATGCGACCTATGTGGGCGAGGATGGCGAGAAGCACCGCCCGGTGATGCTCCACCGCGCGATCTTCGGTAGCTACGAACGGTTCATCGGCATCCTGATCGAACATTTCGCCGGTCGCCTGCCCGTCTGGCTCGCCCCGACGCAGGCGGTGGTCGCCACCATCGTCTCGGACGCGGACGACTATGCCAACGAAGCGCTGGCCAAGCTGCGCGCGGCCGGCATCCGTGCCGAAGCGGACCTTCGCAACGAGAAGATCAACTACAAGGTGCGCGAACACAGCCTCGCCAAGGTCCCGCAATTGCTGGTCGTCGGCAAGCGCGAGGCGGAGGAAGGCACCGTCGCGGTTCGCACACTGGGCGAGAAGGAACAGCGCGTCTTGCCGCTGGACGAGGCCATCGCGGCCCTGCGCGAAGCGGGAACGCCGCCGGACCTTCGGGACTGA
- the glnE gene encoding bifunctional [glutamate--ammonia ligase]-adenylyl-L-tyrosine phosphorylase/[glutamate--ammonia-ligase] adenylyltransferase, translating to METNWADAVARARRNSPFLSRALDRQPELAGLLEAGDGDAALAWAGQAGHGIDDVGVSLRRERLALATALAIGDLAGAFSLADVTGRLSDFADRALERAIGAAIARRVPDADTGVGITGFIALALGKHGACELNYSSDIDPILLYDPETLPRAKRDEPGEAAQRYARDVVRILSENTEEGYIFRVDLRLRPASEVSPLAISLNGAISHYESSALPWERAAFIRARVAAGDRAAGEEFLDTIESFVWRRSLDFGAIEEIGRLTERIRTDHSGPRTVGPGFDVKKGRGGIREAEFYAQTHQLIHGGRNEALRLRGTRQTLDALAAADIIGADDARDVGEAYEGLRTIEHRIQMLDDRQTHSIPDKDRLDALASLSGYDTPASLLAEVERLTAAVGKRFDRLLDAAASDSEGLKVDEKLVDRLRTAGFDKADELAERIERWHGGGVRSLRSEAAQTAHAALLPDLIEAFGQAPDPRRALLRWGELLETAPSAINLLKLLEARPALLGQLVGIITLAPPLAAQLGRRPVLFDALIDRSALDLPGDVESLERKMATDGDYEDQLDRLRIVTNETRFALGVQLVEQAHDPLEIAEALARLAEAGLRVAARAAEREFARKHGRIGGAELLIVGLGRLGGRALTHASDLDIVFLFTGDFARESDGDRPLGATLYFNRLAQRIVAALSVPTAEGALYEVDTRLRPQGAQGPLAVSVESFERYQLERAWTWEHMALTRARVLTGSDTARRDVEQVIEGVLCRSRDAGELRDAVLAMRSEMAQHKAARGKLDAKLLRGGLVDIEFLTHFLQLREETAQRPELEKAIARLVEQGLVGRGVADAHALMTRLLVSARLIAPDLSMPRASAARVLANLCGQPDPLTLLEALDRARRDVAEAWQEIFGEPLEIET from the coding sequence ATGGAGACGAACTGGGCAGACGCGGTGGCGCGGGCGAGACGCAATTCGCCCTTCCTCTCCCGCGCGCTCGACCGCCAGCCAGAGCTTGCCGGCCTGCTCGAGGCAGGCGACGGCGACGCCGCCCTCGCTTGGGCCGGGCAGGCAGGACACGGCATAGACGATGTCGGGGTCTCGCTCCGGCGAGAGCGGCTGGCGCTGGCGACCGCACTGGCGATCGGGGACCTGGCGGGCGCTTTCTCGCTGGCGGACGTGACGGGCCGGCTGTCGGATTTCGCGGACCGGGCGCTGGAACGGGCCATCGGCGCGGCGATCGCCCGCCGGGTGCCGGATGCCGACACCGGGGTCGGCATCACGGGTTTCATCGCGCTGGCACTGGGCAAGCACGGGGCGTGCGAGCTCAACTACAGCTCGGACATCGATCCCATCCTGCTCTACGACCCGGAAACGCTTCCGCGCGCGAAGCGCGACGAGCCGGGCGAAGCGGCGCAGCGTTACGCGCGCGACGTCGTGCGAATTCTGTCGGAGAACACGGAGGAAGGCTACATCTTCCGGGTCGATCTTCGCCTGCGCCCCGCATCGGAAGTCAGCCCGCTGGCGATTTCGCTCAACGGTGCGATCTCGCACTACGAATCGAGCGCCCTGCCGTGGGAACGGGCGGCGTTTATCCGGGCGCGGGTCGCGGCAGGAGATCGCGCAGCCGGGGAGGAGTTCCTCGACACGATCGAATCCTTCGTCTGGCGGCGGAGCCTCGATTTCGGGGCGATTGAGGAGATCGGCCGTCTCACCGAACGGATCCGGACCGACCATTCCGGACCCCGCACCGTGGGCCCCGGCTTCGACGTCAAGAAGGGCCGCGGCGGCATCCGTGAAGCAGAGTTCTACGCCCAGACGCACCAGCTGATCCATGGCGGGCGCAACGAGGCCCTGCGCCTGCGCGGCACGCGTCAGACGCTGGATGCCCTGGCCGCAGCAGACATCATCGGCGCGGACGATGCACGCGACGTGGGCGAGGCCTACGAGGGCCTGCGCACGATCGAGCACCGCATCCAGATGCTCGACGACCGCCAGACCCACTCGATACCGGACAAGGACCGGCTCGACGCGCTTGCCTCGCTTTCGGGTTACGACACGCCTGCGAGCCTGCTCGCGGAGGTGGAGAGGCTGACCGCCGCTGTCGGAAAGCGCTTCGATCGCCTGCTCGATGCCGCGGCCAGCGATTCCGAGGGACTGAAGGTCGACGAGAAGCTCGTGGATCGCCTGCGCACGGCAGGGTTCGACAAGGCGGACGAGCTCGCCGAGCGAATCGAGCGTTGGCACGGCGGTGGTGTACGATCGCTGCGAAGCGAGGCGGCCCAGACCGCGCATGCGGCGCTATTGCCGGACCTGATCGAGGCGTTCGGCCAGGCGCCCGATCCCCGGCGTGCGCTGCTGCGCTGGGGCGAGCTGCTCGAAACCGCGCCCAGCGCGATCAACCTGCTGAAACTGCTGGAAGCGCGGCCGGCCCTGCTGGGGCAGCTGGTCGGGATCATCACTCTCGCGCCGCCACTCGCCGCACAGCTGGGGCGCAGGCCCGTCCTGTTCGACGCGCTGATCGACCGCAGCGCTCTCGACCTGCCCGGAGACGTCGAATCGCTGGAGCGCAAGATGGCGACCGACGGGGATTACGAGGACCAGCTCGACCGTCTGCGCATCGTGACCAACGAGACGCGCTTCGCACTGGGCGTACAGCTCGTTGAACAGGCTCACGACCCGCTCGAGATCGCGGAGGCGCTGGCGCGGCTGGCCGAAGCCGGACTGCGCGTCGCGGCGCGAGCCGCGGAACGGGAGTTCGCGCGCAAACACGGCCGCATCGGGGGGGCGGAGTTGCTGATCGTGGGTCTGGGCCGGCTCGGGGGACGGGCGCTGACCCATGCATCGGATCTCGACATCGTGTTCCTATTCACCGGCGATTTCGCGCGCGAATCCGATGGCGATCGGCCCCTGGGCGCCACGCTCTACTTCAATCGGCTCGCCCAGCGGATTGTCGCCGCGCTCAGCGTGCCGACCGCGGAGGGTGCCCTCTACGAAGTCGATACGCGGTTGCGACCGCAAGGGGCGCAGGGTCCGCTGGCGGTCAGTGTCGAGAGTTTCGAGCGCTACCAGCTCGAACGCGCGTGGACGTGGGAACACATGGCGCTGACCCGGGCGCGGGTGCTGACCGGATCAGACACAGCACGGCGCGATGTCGAACAGGTCATCGAAGGTGTCCTGTGCCGCAGCCGCGACGCGGGTGAACTGCGCGATGCCGTCCTCGCGATGCGGTCGGAGATGGCGCAGCACAAGGCGGCGCGCGGGAAACTGGACGCGAAGCTTCTGCGCGGTGGCCTGGTCGATATCGAGTTCCTGACCCATTTCCTGCAGCTGCGGGAGGAAACGGCGCAGCGACCCGAGCTCGAAAAAGCGATCGCGCGACTGGTGGAACAGGGACTGGTCGGTAGGGGCGTGGCCGATGCCCATGCCTTGATGACCCGCCTGCTGGTTTCCGCGCGCCTCATCGCGCCCGACCTGTCCATGCCGCGAGCCTCGGCCGCGCGAGTCCTGGCGAACCTGTGCGGTCAGCCCGATCCGCTGACCCTGCTGGAGGCACTGGACCGGGCCCGCCGGGATGTCGCAGAGGCATGGCAGGAAATTTTCGGCGAACCACTGGAGATCGAGACATGA
- a CDS encoding M28 family metallopeptidase has translation MRIRLAFAAATLMSLSACQMPGEAGEEPTASLDIPEVEDGDLNEATMVDITRELSSDAFEGRMPGTVGEEKTVALLIERFKAAGLQPGNGDSWVQKVPLVEITGRDYAPLTIAGDGVDLSFDFAEDWVGVTYREEAQSSLEDSELVFVGYGINAPEREWNDYEGVDMAGKTAVILVNDPDWESDGLEGTFNGRAMTYYGRWTYKFEEAGEQGAAAALVVHDTEPASYGWNVVESSWSGPQAYPQYGANAPPRTQMNGWVQNQVARQIVEAAGQDFDALVAAAKQPGFKPVPLGITASTAFSNDVRKFESQNVIAMLEGAERPDEYVMHTAHWDHLGRCTPADDGDDICNGAVDNATGTAALVALGEAHAKAGAPDRSLVFLAVTAEESGLLGAHYYAQNPVFPLDQTVGGINMDAFLVAGPSNDVTVVGPGKSQLDQFLDAALKADGRVATPNPEPQAGYYYRSDHFAFAKLGVPMLYIDGGEDLKDGGRTAGKAIADEYRANRYHGPKDEFDENWDWSGVMQDLQLYYRLGRMMANSTSWPNWNEGDEFRAVRDEACAAEGGC, from the coding sequence ATGAGAATTCGCCTTGCCTTCGCCGCCGCGACGCTGATGTCGCTTTCCGCCTGCCAGATGCCCGGCGAGGCCGGGGAGGAGCCGACCGCATCGCTCGACATCCCGGAGGTCGAGGATGGTGACCTGAACGAAGCGACCATGGTCGACATTACGCGCGAACTGAGCAGCGACGCGTTCGAGGGCCGCATGCCGGGCACGGTGGGCGAGGAGAAGACCGTCGCCCTGCTGATCGAGCGATTCAAGGCGGCCGGCCTGCAGCCGGGCAATGGCGACAGCTGGGTACAGAAGGTCCCGCTGGTCGAGATCACGGGCCGCGATTACGCGCCGCTCACGATCGCGGGCGACGGGGTCGATCTGAGCTTCGACTTCGCCGAGGACTGGGTCGGTGTCACCTACCGCGAGGAAGCGCAGAGCAGTCTGGAGGACAGCGAGCTCGTCTTCGTGGGCTACGGCATCAACGCGCCCGAACGCGAGTGGAACGATTACGAAGGCGTCGACATGGCGGGCAAGACCGCCGTCATCCTCGTCAACGATCCCGACTGGGAATCGGACGGGCTGGAAGGCACCTTCAACGGCCGCGCGATGACCTATTATGGGCGCTGGACCTACAAGTTCGAGGAAGCGGGCGAGCAGGGCGCGGCGGCCGCGCTGGTGGTCCACGATACCGAACCGGCTTCCTACGGCTGGAACGTAGTCGAATCGAGCTGGTCCGGACCGCAGGCCTATCCGCAATACGGCGCCAACGCCCCGCCCCGCACGCAGATGAACGGCTGGGTGCAGAACCAGGTCGCGCGCCAGATCGTGGAAGCGGCCGGACAGGATTTCGATGCGCTGGTCGCCGCGGCGAAGCAGCCTGGGTTCAAGCCGGTGCCGCTGGGCATCACGGCCTCCACCGCCTTCAGCAACGATGTGCGCAAGTTCGAATCGCAGAACGTGATCGCCATGCTCGAAGGCGCCGAACGGCCCGACGAATATGTCATGCACACCGCGCACTGGGACCATCTGGGCCGCTGCACCCCGGCCGATGACGGGGACGACATCTGCAACGGCGCGGTGGACAACGCCACCGGGACGGCCGCGCTGGTCGCTCTGGGCGAGGCGCATGCCAAGGCCGGCGCACCCGATCGCAGCCTCGTGTTCCTGGCCGTGACCGCCGAGGAATCGGGCCTGCTGGGCGCACACTATTACGCGCAGAACCCGGTCTTCCCGCTCGACCAAACGGTCGGCGGCATCAACATGGACGCCTTCCTGGTCGCCGGTCCCAGCAACGACGTGACCGTCGTCGGTCCGGGCAAGTCGCAGCTCGACCAGTTCCTCGACGCCGCGCTGAAGGCGGACGGGCGCGTCGCTACGCCCAATCCCGAACCGCAGGCCGGCTATTACTACCGCTCCGACCACTTCGCCTTCGCCAAGCTCGGCGTGCCGATGCTCTATATCGACGGGGGAGAGGACCTGAAGGATGGCGGCCGGACCGCGGGCAAGGCGATTGCCGACGAATACCGTGCCAACCGCTATCACGGTCCGAAGGACGAGTTCGACGAGAACTGGGACTGGTCCGGCGTCATGCAGGACCTGCAGCTCTATTATCGCCTGGGCCGCATGATGGCCAACAGCACCAGCTGGCCTAACTGGAACGAGGGCGACGAATTCCGCGCCGTCCGCGACGAGGCCTGCGCTGCCGAAGGCGGCTGCTGA
- a CDS encoding agmatine deiminase family protein: MTFRMPPEWAPQDWLWIGFPHDADEWPGYLDRAQEQIAAFANAVAETGQEVRLLVRNAANEARAKSLVSGNVVLERRAYGDIWLRDTGPLIVRDGTARQARRFGFNGWGGKYEMPGDRTIGAELAGDLGIALETSDWILEGGAVDGDGTGLVVTTEQCLLNPNRNPHLTREDIEARLERDLGFDRVLWLGDGLLNDHTDGHVDNLARFVAPNTLVLAEPSGADDPNAGIYADAAARAGAFGVDVIRIPSPGLVTRGDMVEPASYANFAIATHCVIVPTFGVAQDDAAVEALDALFPGRTAIGVPADAVLAGGGGFHCASQQMPASA, from the coding sequence ATGACCTTTCGCATGCCGCCCGAATGGGCACCGCAGGACTGGCTGTGGATCGGCTTCCCGCACGATGCGGACGAGTGGCCCGGCTATCTCGATCGCGCGCAGGAGCAGATCGCCGCCTTCGCCAACGCGGTGGCCGAAACCGGGCAGGAAGTGCGGCTTCTGGTCCGCAACGCCGCGAACGAGGCACGCGCGAAGTCGCTCGTGTCGGGCAATGTCGTGCTGGAGAGGCGCGCATACGGCGATATCTGGCTGCGCGACACGGGGCCGCTGATCGTGCGCGACGGCACCGCCCGACAGGCCCGCCGGTTCGGCTTCAATGGCTGGGGCGGCAAATACGAAATGCCGGGCGACCGGACCATCGGCGCCGAACTTGCCGGCGACCTGGGTATTGCGCTGGAGACGTCCGACTGGATCCTGGAAGGCGGCGCCGTGGACGGTGACGGCACCGGCCTCGTCGTGACGACCGAGCAATGCCTGCTCAATCCCAATCGCAATCCGCATCTGACGCGCGAGGACATCGAGGCGCGGCTCGAACGCGACCTCGGCTTCGACCGGGTGCTGTGGCTGGGCGACGGCCTCCTCAACGATCACACCGACGGGCATGTCGACAATCTCGCCCGCTTCGTGGCCCCGAACACGCTCGTGCTGGCCGAACCGTCGGGCGCGGACGATCCAAACGCCGGAATCTATGCCGATGCCGCGGCGCGGGCCGGGGCCTTCGGCGTGGACGTAATCCGCATCCCCTCCCCCGGCCTGGTGACGCGCGGCGACATGGTGGAACCGGCGAGCTACGCCAATTTCGCCATCGCGACGCATTGCGTCATCGTCCCCACTTTCGGCGTGGCGCAGGACGATGCGGCCGTCGAAGCGCTGGATGCGCTGTTCCCGGGACGGACCGCGATCGGCGTGCCGGCGGATGCCGTGCTGGCGGGCGGCGGCGGCTTCCATTGCGCCAGCCAGCAGATGCCCGCCTCAGCCTGA